In a genomic window of Nocardiopsis mwathae:
- the kdpC gene encoding potassium-transporting ATPase subunit KdpC, producing the protein MLDVAYVCLTLACFAVVGLIYPLAMTGVAQLLFPDRANGSLIRNDDGEVVGSALLGQNFDGDEWFHSRPSAAGEEGYDGGSSSASNLGPNSAELLEQIEERKAEVAATEGVDEAEIPADAVTASGSGLDPHISPEYAELQTPRVAAARGMSVEEVEHLVAEHTVGRSLGFIGAPGVNVTELNRALEASM; encoded by the coding sequence CGTCTGCCTGACCCTCGCATGCTTCGCGGTCGTCGGGCTCATCTACCCCCTGGCCATGACCGGCGTCGCCCAGCTGCTCTTCCCCGACCGGGCCAACGGGTCGCTGATCCGGAACGACGATGGAGAGGTCGTCGGCTCCGCGCTCCTCGGGCAGAACTTCGACGGCGACGAGTGGTTCCACTCACGGCCGTCGGCCGCCGGGGAGGAGGGCTACGACGGGGGCTCCAGCTCCGCGTCCAACCTCGGCCCCAACAGCGCCGAGCTGCTGGAGCAGATCGAGGAGCGCAAGGCCGAGGTCGCCGCCACGGAGGGCGTCGACGAGGCCGAGATCCCCGCCGACGCGGTCACCGCCAGCGGCAGCGGGCTCGACCCGCACATCTCGCCCGAGTACGCCGAACTCCAGACGCCCCGTGTCGCCGCGGCCCGCGGGATGTCCGTCGAGGAGGTCGAACACCTCGTCGCCGAGCACACCGTCGGTCGTTCCCTCGGCTTCATCGGCGCGCCCGGCGTGAACGTGACCGAACTCAACCGGGCGTTGGAGGCGTCCATGTGA